A single genomic interval of Adhaeribacter pallidiroseus harbors:
- a CDS encoding GNAT family N-acetyltransferase has protein sequence MFPTLYTNRLLLRQITPTDIDQVFKGLSHPEVTQYYGVSYQTLAATQAQINWYYALYAQQTGIWWGLCKPDNLELFGACGFNNLSRQHSKAELGFWLLPEYWNQGIMYEAVDACIHFIFNEVCVHRLEAYVETPNLASAALLNKLHFQQEGTFRDYEYKNGRYINLALYARLGTD, from the coding sequence ATGTTTCCGACTTTATACACTAACCGTTTACTACTCCGGCAAATAACACCCACCGATATTGATCAAGTTTTCAAAGGGTTGTCCCACCCGGAAGTTACGCAATATTACGGCGTATCGTACCAGACCTTAGCCGCTACCCAGGCCCAAATAAACTGGTATTATGCCCTGTATGCGCAACAAACCGGTATTTGGTGGGGCTTGTGCAAACCCGATAATTTAGAATTGTTCGGCGCCTGTGGTTTTAATAATCTATCGCGCCAACATAGTAAGGCTGAGTTAGGTTTCTGGCTTTTACCCGAATACTGGAATCAAGGAATTATGTACGAAGCGGTAGATGCCTGCATTCATTTTATATTCAACGAAGTTTGTGTGCACCGACTGGAAGCGTACGTAGAAACCCCCAATCTGGCTTCGGCGGCATTGCTTAACAAACTTCATTTTCAACAAGAAGGTACGTTTCGGGATTACGAATATAAAAACGGGCGATACATAAACCTGGCCCTTTACGCGCGTTTGGGCACCGATTAA